A genomic window from Punica granatum isolate Tunisia-2019 chromosome 2, ASM765513v2, whole genome shotgun sequence includes:
- the LOC116197144 gene encoding uncharacterized protein LOC116197144 isoform X2: MRWAHNTIPMASSRTASMIFLSFALLVFSTFERASCAAAFTNATCIEREREALLEFKRGLVDKSNLLSSWVGDDCCSWKGVRCSKLTGRVLKLDLRSPCVVPFYFGDVLLDQFLGHGNCTLTGKDESYACWLYSGMAPGFATGFLGVCCSLYFKHSWRQSFFLWSDKIITQLLVMVEIKLQKVTRKCKMNPIR; this comes from the exons ATGCGGTGGGCTCATAACACTATCCCAATGGCTTCATCCCGTACTGCCTCTATGATTTTCTTGTCATTCGCGCTTCTTGTCTTTTCGACATTTGAGCGCGCTTCATGTGCTGCTGCTTTCACAAATGCCACTTGCAtcgagagggagagggaagcTCTTCTCGAATTTAAGCGAGGCCTCGTCGACAAGTCCAATCTCCTGTCATCATGGGTTGGAGATGACTGCTGTTCGTGGAAGGGGGTCAGATGCAGCAAACTGACGGGCCGCGTCCTGAAGCTCGACCTTCGAAGTCCATGTGTTGTGCCCTTCTACTTTGGTGATGTACTGCTCGACCAATTTCTGGGGCACGGGAACTGCACTTTGACAG GTAAAGACGAGTCCTATGCCTGTTGGTTATATTCAGGCATGGCCCCAGGCTTTGCCACGGGATTCTTGGGAGTTTGTTGCTCATTATACTTCAAGCATTCTTGGAGGCAGTCCTTCTTTCTTTGGTCGGACAAAATTATCACCCAATTGCTTGTGATGGTAGAGATTAAGCTGCAAAAAGTTACCCGAAAATGCAAAATGAACCCAATCAG GTGA
- the LOC116197144 gene encoding receptor-like protein EIX2 isoform X1, producing MRWAHNTIPMASSRTASMIFLSFALLVFSTFERASCAAAFTNATCIEREREALLEFKRGLVDKSNLLSSWVGDDCCSWKGVRCSKLTGRVLKLDLRSPCVVPFYFGDVLLDQFLGHGNCTLTGHIHPSLAELQHLNYLDLSWNNFSYAEIPEFLGSLSNLVYLNLSNVFAGKVPCHLGNLSNLQYLDLNNFRDFIQYVSGYATVNNLEWLSGLPSLKHLDLSGNSVRNAQQWLQSISMLSSLQFLGLADCSLPISDSTLQVNFSTSLEFLDLCGNNIGIGSTIPNWLLNLSSTTHLDLSGVFSNFDGGAVSFPTEIINNNKQLAFLDLRYNSMRGELPKNLSNLCHLFALKLGGNDLTGGISAALGNPFSCLQNTLRYLDLQGNKISGRLGDEIRHFKNLEYIGLSGNSIEGPIPVYLPQLSSLKELDLGYNNLTGGIPESIGQMSNLFYLVLSNNLLKGVVTELHLANLTSLTWLDISSNELAVKINPKVVPHFNLI from the coding sequence ATGCGGTGGGCTCATAACACTATCCCAATGGCTTCATCCCGTACTGCCTCTATGATTTTCTTGTCATTCGCGCTTCTTGTCTTTTCGACATTTGAGCGCGCTTCATGTGCTGCTGCTTTCACAAATGCCACTTGCAtcgagagggagagggaagcTCTTCTCGAATTTAAGCGAGGCCTCGTCGACAAGTCCAATCTCCTGTCATCATGGGTTGGAGATGACTGCTGTTCGTGGAAGGGGGTCAGATGCAGCAAACTGACGGGCCGCGTCCTGAAGCTCGACCTTCGAAGTCCATGTGTTGTGCCCTTCTACTTTGGTGATGTACTGCTCGACCAATTTCTGGGGCACGGGAACTGCACTTTGACAGGTCACATACATCCTTCTCTAGCCGAACTGCAGCATTTGAATTACCTAGACCTGAGCTGGAACAACTTTTCGTACGCCGAAATTCCAGAGTTCCTAGGCTCACTCTCTAATTTGGTGTATCTTAACCTCTCCAATGTATTCGCCGGGAAGGTCCCCTGTCACCTTGGGAACCTCTCCAATCTGCAGTATCTTGATCTCAACAACTTTCGTGATTTTATTCAATATGTAAGTGGTTATGCAACAGTCAATAACCTTGAATGGTTATCAGGTCTTCCTTCCTTGAAACACCTCGACTTGTCTGGCAACTCCGTTAGGAATGCCCAACAGTGGTTGCAGTCAATTTCCATGCTTTCTTCTCTTCAATTTTTGGGATTAGCAGACTGTTCTCTTCCAATCTCTGACTCCACCTTGCAAGTGAATTTCAGTACTTCGCTGGAGTTTCTTGATCTGTGTGGTAATAATATAGGCATAGGCTCTACCATTCCTAATTGGTTGCTCAATTTAAGCTCTACCACTCACCTCGACTTGTCTGGCGTCTTCTCTAATTTTGATGGAGGAGCCGTCTCCTTTCCCACTGAGATCATCAATAATAACAAACAACTTGCCTTCCTTGATCTCCGATATAATTCCATGAGAGGTGAGCTGCCGAAGAATCTCAGCAATCTCTGCCACCTGTTTGCGTTGAAATTGGGAGGTAACGACTTGACTGGAGGTATTTCTGCTGCATTAGGCAATCCTTTCAGCTGCCTCCAGAATACGTTGAGATACTTAGATCTCCAGGGGAATAAAATCAGCGGTCGTTTGGGGGATGAAATTAGGCACTTCAAGAATTTAGAGTATATTGGACTTTCGGGAAACTCAATCGAGGGTCCAATTCCAGTGTATCTGCCTCAGCTATCCTCTTTGAAGGAATTGGATCTCGGGTACAACAACTTGACGGGTGGCATTCCAGAAAGCATTGGCCAGATGTCGAATCTATTTTATCTAGTCTTGTCCAACAATCTCTTGAAAGGAGTGGTGACCGAACTTCACTTGGCTAATCTCACGAGCTTGACTTGGTTGGACATTTCGTCAAATGAGTTGGCGGTCAAGATTAACCCAAAAGTGGTTCCTCATTTCAACTTAATTTAA